One part of the Microcoleus sp. FACHB-672 genome encodes these proteins:
- a CDS encoding alpha/beta fold hydrolase: MTFSAATPSTPAAGTTANTHTWTWRGFPICYQTQGEEGPVVVLIHGFGASCGHWRKNLSVLAANCRVYALDLIGFGGSAKPTPGPEISYTFETWGQQIADFCREVAGTPAFLIGNSIGCIAAMQAAVDHPDIALGVALLNCSLRLLHDRKRAQLPWYRSLGAPIAQKILGINWISQLFFNRLATPATVRKILLQAYKRPEAVTDELIEMLLVPARDPGAVGVFVAFTAYSHGPLPEDLLPQLLCPALMLWGTADPWEPVALGRQLAQFSTVQKFIPLEGVGHCPQDEAPELVNPILQQWILEQSELLDARNSGHF; this comes from the coding sequence ATGACTTTCTCTGCTGCAACCCCATCAACCCCTGCTGCCGGCACGACTGCAAACACTCACACCTGGACTTGGCGAGGCTTTCCCATCTGTTACCAAACCCAAGGCGAGGAAGGGCCAGTGGTTGTCCTTATACATGGTTTTGGGGCTTCTTGTGGCCACTGGCGCAAAAACCTGTCGGTGTTAGCGGCCAATTGCCGCGTCTACGCCTTAGATTTAATTGGCTTTGGTGGCTCAGCTAAACCTACCCCAGGCCCTGAAATTTCCTACACGTTTGAAACGTGGGGACAGCAAATTGCAGATTTCTGCCGAGAAGTTGCCGGCACTCCCGCTTTTTTAATCGGCAATTCCATCGGTTGTATTGCCGCAATGCAAGCGGCTGTTGATCATCCCGATATTGCCTTGGGGGTGGCGCTGCTAAACTGTTCCTTGCGGCTGCTGCATGATCGCAAACGCGCCCAACTTCCCTGGTATCGCAGCTTGGGTGCACCCATTGCACAGAAAATTCTAGGGATCAACTGGATAAGCCAGCTATTTTTTAACCGGCTCGCTACACCGGCAACCGTGCGGAAGATTCTTTTGCAAGCCTATAAGCGCCCAGAAGCCGTGACAGACGAACTTATTGAGATGCTCCTCGTGCCGGCTCGTGATCCGGGTGCGGTGGGCGTATTTGTGGCGTTTACCGCCTATTCTCATGGGCCGCTGCCAGAGGATTTGCTGCCTCAGCTACTTTGTCCGGCGCTGATGTTATGGGGAACCGCAGATCCGTGGGAGCCGGTGGCGTTGGGGCGACAGTTGGCCCAGTTTTCTACTGTACAGAAGTTCATTCCCTTGGAGGGAGTGGGCCACTGTCCTCAAGATGAAGCGCCAGAGTTGGTCAATCCAATTTTGCAGCAATGGATTTTGGAGCAGTCAGAGTTGCTAGATGCGCGTAATTCAGGTCACTTTTGA
- a CDS encoding rhomboid family intramembrane serine protease, with product MVPLRDVNPVRITPYVTYGLIITNILVFIYEITLPPPVLESFFRTWAVVPRDLTMVLEGTGVGSSPFPEWLTLISSQFLHGGFLHIAGNMLFLWIFGNNVEESLGHIKYLIFYLGCGVLAALTQWFFASGSDIPSLGASGAIAGVMGAYILKYPKAEIVTLIPLGFFSTLARIPAYFFLGFWFVQQAFNGIVGLNAPADIGMQGGGIAYWAHAGGFVFGAILGPLLGLFNDSKESRAEQL from the coding sequence GTGGTTCCCTTACGCGATGTAAATCCAGTCCGCATCACCCCATACGTTACTTACGGGTTGATTATCACCAATATCTTGGTATTTATTTATGAGATAACTTTGCCTCCGCCGGTGCTTGAGTCCTTTTTCAGAACTTGGGCTGTGGTTCCTAGAGACTTAACAATGGTCTTGGAAGGAACAGGCGTGGGATCTTCCCCTTTTCCGGAATGGCTGACCCTGATTAGCTCCCAATTTCTACACGGTGGCTTTCTCCACATCGCCGGCAATATGCTATTCCTCTGGATTTTTGGCAACAACGTAGAGGAATCTTTAGGTCATATCAAATACCTGATTTTTTACCTGGGTTGCGGTGTACTTGCCGCCCTAACTCAATGGTTTTTTGCCAGTGGCTCTGATATCCCTTCTCTGGGTGCAAGTGGAGCAATTGCCGGCGTGATGGGAGCGTATATTCTCAAATATCCCAAGGCAGAGATTGTCACCTTAATTCCCCTCGGTTTCTTTTCAACCCTGGCTCGCATTCCTGCTTACTTCTTTCTGGGTTTTTGGTTTGTGCAGCAAGCATTTAACGGCATCGTTGGTCTGAATGCGCCGGCAGATATCGGGATGCAAGGTGGCGGCATCGCTTATTGGGCGCACGCCGGCGGCTTTGTTTTTGGAGCCATTTTAGGGCCGTTGCTTGGCTTATTTAATGATTCAAAAGAGTCAAGGGCTGAACAACTTTAG